The Halostagnicola larsenii XH-48 region TCGGTCCCGGTCGCACAGAGATCGCCGTAGGTGACACCCTCCGGCAGATCCTTGTCGGGATCGATCTTGAGGATGTGGTTCCAGTCCTCCCATGGCGTAGTCATACCGCCCCGTTTCCCGACAACGAGCAAAAGCCCTGCGAATCGATCGTTTCTCGAGAATCGGCGCGTATAGCGTTTTTGGCCGCCATTTTGTGGTTCCGGATCGAACGGGTTGAACACGGGCAGCCACCTCGAGCGCACCGATCGGTCTCACTCAGACGACTGCTCTGAACGCCACGACGGCGACGACGCCCGAGACGAGCGCCAGTAATATGTTCTCCGTACGCCACATGACGAGCAATACGACGCCGCCGGCCCCCCATTCGGCGGGTCCGCCCGCCGCGAGTTCGGGACCGAGTAGCGCGATCACGATCGCGCCGGGCAACACCGAGAGTCCCGCCTCGAGCCGATCGCTCACGTCGAACCGGCTGAGCAGCCACAGGCCGCCGACTTTCGTGACGACCGTGGCAGCCGCCATCGCTACGATTACGGCGACGACGATCGGCTCGAGCGAGAGCGCTCCTTCACTCATCATGGCGAATCACCTCGACGAGCGCGGCCGCGAGTCCGCCGACGATGACGTACCACTGTCCGGGGAGGACGCTCGCGGCGGCGATGGCCGTTCCCAGCGCGACGAGCCAGGGGACAAGCGTCGAGGTCCCTTCCCAGAGTTCGACCGCGAGTGCGACGAAGACCGCCGCCAGGATGAAATCGAAGCCGTACTGCTGCGGATCGCCGATCGCACCGCCAACGGTCGCCCCGAGGACGGTCGAGATGACCCAGAACAGCCACAGGATGAGTCCGCTTCCGAGGAGGAACGCGCCGCGTCCGCTGCCCGACTTGAGGTCGCGCATGGTCAGCGCCCAGTTCTCGTCGGCCATGAAAAACAGGCTCCCGTAGGCCTGTTTCGAGGTGAGTTTGCGAAACCACGGTCGGAGCGCAGCGCCCATCAGCGAGTACCGCAGGTTGATCGCGAACGTCGCGAAGACGATGGCCGCGACCGGGATGGGGTCGGCCCAGAGTTCGACCGCGACGATCTGGGACGCGCCGGCCAGCACCACCGCGCTCATCAGCGCCGCCTCGGCGACGCTCAATCCGGACTGGCGCGCGAGCACGCCGAAGGCGACGCCGTAGCCGGCGACGCCGATCGCGATCGGAACGCACGTGAGGATTCCGGTCCGGATTCCGTCTCGAGAGAACGTCACGGACCCGGACTGGGTCTCGGTCGGAGAGCGTTCGCTCGCGGGGTCGGACGACTCTGGAGGGGCGGACCCGCCCGTATCCGGATCAGTCGACATTGATTCTGTCTCCTCGGATCGAAGACGCTCGGTGCGTAAATCGCTCTCGGAACCGCACGACTACGGCCGGTTTCCGTGTTACCGTCAGCCACGCCATCGGCCACGACGCGGTACCGATCATTCGGCGATCCAGACCATCTCCTGGCTCGCGTCCTCGAGCGGTTCGCGCTCGAAGTCGCCGAACACCCGCCACGAAGCGAACGGTGAGAGTCGAAAGAGCAGTTCGAACTCGCGTCTCGAGACCAACGCCAACGGCGTGTCGGTCCGGAATAGCTGGTCGCCGTCCCCATCGAAAACCACCGCTCGAATCCGAGCGAGCTGTTCGACTTCGTCGACGATTTCGGTTTTCGTTCGGTACGTGTACGACGCCCCATCGACCTCGAGCTGGCGTTTTTCCCACGTGCCGTACTGCTCGCAGATGACCTCGAAGCTCGGGGCGAACGCGTTGAGGACGAGACGGCCGTCGGACGCGAGGGCGTCGTGAATCCGCTCGAGGGCTTCGAGTTGGTCGTCGAGTTCTGTGAGGTGCAAGAACGCGCGAAACGGGACGATCACGAGCGCGTACTCCCGGTCGGCCTCGAACTCCGTCACGTCGGCTTTCCAGACACTCGGCTCGAGTCCGTCTTCGACCGCCGTTTCGCGAAGAACGTCAAGCATTCCCCTCGAGACGTCGATGCCGTCGGCGTCGACGCCCGCTCGAAGCAACTCGAGGTAGATCCGACCCGTGCCACAGCCGACCTCGAGAACGGGACCGTCCGCATCGGTGGCGAGATCACGGTAGAACTCGCGGTCGCCATCGATGCTTTCGCCGTAGACGGCGTCGTAAAACGCGGCAGTATCGTCGAAGTATTCCTCGACCTCCATGCGACCGACAACGAATCGAGACACAAAAACGGTAGCTGTGGTATGTGCTACGATAGCAATGACCAATAGGCCTCGTTCGTCGGCGCTGGCGATGTGCCAGAATCAGACACCAACGCTCGGATCTGCTCGTTTCGGCGCTCGGATTCTGCTACCCGTGCTCAGCGCCTGCCATTCGTGCTCAGACCCTATGGTCCATCCGAACGCAGGTTTCGTGGCCCACCAGCCTTCAGATTCCGTGGCCCATCAGGTGACTGCGCAACACGTCGGCTTCCTTGTTCCCGGTGCCGGTGTTCAGGATCACGATCGTTTCGTCGCCGTCGAACTCGCCGTTCTCTGCGAGGTCCCATGCCCCACTCGCGGCGGCGGCGCAGGTCGGGGCCATCTCGAGACCCTCCCCTTTCGCCACCGCGATCGCGGCCTCGAGGATGTCGTCGTCGTCGGTGGCGACCGCGCCGCCGTCGGTCTCCCTGAGCGCCTCGAGGATCCACGGACTCGCGCCGGGATCGGGGATCTCGATCCCACCGCAGATCGTATCGGGGTGCTCGACGGGTTCGTGAACGTTCCGTCCCGCCTCGAACGCCTCGACGATGGGCGCACAGCCCTCGGCCTGTGCGGCGTAGAGTTTCGGCAGTTCGTCGGTTATGCCGAGTTGTTCGAATTCCTGGGCGGCTTTGTACATCCCCACGAGCCCGACGCCGCCGCCGGTCGGGTAAACGATCGCGTCGGGAACCGCCCACTCGAGCTGTTCGACGATCTCGTAGAACATCGTCTTTTTCCCCTCGTGACGGTAGGGCGTCGAGAACGTCTGCAGGGAGTACCACTCGTCGTTCTCCGCGAGCGCCTCCTCGAAGGCAGCGCCGGCGTCGCCGATCCGCCCCCCGACGACGTTCATCTCGCCGCCGTGGACGTTGATCATCGCCTTGTTCGTGAACCCCGAGCGGGAGGGCACGAAAACCTCCGAGTCGAGGTCGGCCCGTCCGGCGTAGGCCGCCCCGGCCTGTCCCGCGTTGCCCGCGGACGCCAGCGCGACGGTATCGGCCCCGTGCTGCGTCGCGGCCGTCACGGCGACGGTCTGGCCCCGATCCTTGAACGTCCCCGTCGGATTCCGGCCCTCGTCTTTGACCAGCACCCGGCCGACCCCCAACTCTTCGGCCAGCTTTTCGCACTCGACTAACGGCGTCGCTCCCTCGTCCATCGTCACCGCCGAGTCCCGGGCGAACGGCAGTAGCTCCTCGTAGCGCCACAGCGAGTCGAACGGCCGCGACTCGATCGAGTCGCGGTCGAGGTCGATCGCCCCGTACTCGTAGGTTGGATCGAGAATCCCCCCGCAGTCGGGACACTCGTGGGTCGCGTCCTCGGCGTCTACCGTCGCCCCGCAGTCGATACACTCGAGGCCACGGAAGGCGTCTGTCGTCTCCATACCGCTCGGTTCGTCGCCCAGAACTAAGGACTGTCCATTACCGGCAACGGACACGCGAGCGAGCGGGTCGCTTGGCGGTGTAAAACTGAACTCCCATCTCGATCACAAAACGGTCAGTCGCTCGTCTCGCCAACGGCAGACAGCAGACGCGGATACCTGCAGAATCAGTTGTCGCCGGTCTTCGACTGCCACTCGTACTCGCGTCGTTTGGCGGACTTACCGAAGCCACACGAGGAGCACTTGCCTTTCTTTACGTGGTACGATTTTTCGCCACAGCGTCGACACTTGACGTGTGTCGTTTTGTTCTTCTTTCCTTGGCTCGGGGTTCCTGCGCCAGTCATGGAGTGATCGAAACGACGTTATCGCCGCGTATAATGGTTGTGTCTTCGCCCGAGGCGTCGTCTGCGAGTTCGTCTTCCACGGGAATCGTCACGTCCTCTAAGACGAGGTTCATGTGTTGATCGTAGCCGGTGAGGTTACCGACGTACTCGTCGCCGCTCTTTAATCGGACACTGACCCGTTCGTCGAGTGACGCCTCGAGGACGTCCAGCGGTCGTCCACTCATACGAAAGACCGCAGGTGATGGACACTTAATCGTACCGGTCGTCTCCGATAACGGGCGAGTATTACGAAAATACTCGCCTCATGACTTGAAACGCCATAATACGAGTGATTACATAGTGCTGTCTGTGGGGTATCACTCTCAAAATACGCTCTTAGGTAGGTGATCGTTGATACGGACGCGGTCACCAAAGGTGAGGTCAAAACTAGTCCTGTGAGTGGCATTGTTTCCAGACTGTGTTTCTACCAGACCAATATGAATCGGAAGACTGCACTACATCAACAATTGGCTACGAAGAGTATCTCCTTTACCAGTGACCGGCAATAGAACGACTATCCGAAAGCGTTTATTTTATAATCCATATGTTTGTGATTCATCATATGAAGGACCACAGATTAGATCGAATGTATTCGAAGACACGACTCGCTCTCGTCAAGAAGCAATTTTCCACATACATCACGAAGTATCGGTACTGGCTCTTCCCAGTAGTGCTGTTTGGACTTGCCGTCGCATCGTCAACAGAACTCGCGTTTAGTTATGTTGAGGCCAAGCAAAATCTGGGCTCACGGTATCCAATCGTTGCGTTTCAATGGTTTCTATCGATTATCGGCGGCTTCACTGCTATCTTTGCCGGATACGCATCAGTTACGGCTGACCGAAATACTGGCCGCCTCCCGCTGATACTGAAACTTCCGTACTCTCGGAATGAATACCTCCTTCAGAAATTTCTCGGCCATGCAAGTGCACTCTCGGCACTTCTACTCCTTGTATTGAGTTGCGGATTTCTCGTCTGCTCGTTCGTTCTAGGACCACCGCCGATACTCGCGGCACTTGCGTTTATTGCTGTTTCAGTCCTCTATATCCTCGTCTGGCTCTCGCTTGCAATGACCGTCTCGATGCTCGTTAAAACCGGTCGCCGAGCAGTCGCCGTTCTTATTCCAGTCTTCATCGGAACCGGAATGCTCTGGCGCATGACGTTCACCTCAATTTTGACCCCTATTTTCGGAGAGATCCCACAAACAATATCTCTTTTAATCACTCGTCTCGTGCCATTCCGAGCGTATCTCGTTGCAACGAACTGGCTGACGGGGCTTCCGAACTCGCATAGCTACGGTACGTCGGTTGGTCAGGATCTTAACGCCGAGTTTGTCTCATACTCAACCATCGTCCCTCTCGAGTTAAGTAACGGAGTCCCATGGTATCTGAATGAGTGGCTAACGATACCAATTCTTCTCTTTTGGCTTGTCGTTCCACCCCTCGTCGCGACACGACGATTCAACGCTGTCGATCTCGTTTGAGTCGTTTCGTTTTCTCGCTCTGCTATTTCGCGGCAGTATATTCTGCGAAGATGTCCTGAAGCGACGCAGACTCGACATCGAAATCCTGTGGGTCGGCACCGAGTTCCTCCAATGTTGTAAGCACATCTACTTTCGCCCCGTCCACACATTCGACTAAGATTGTCTCGTCTGCCGTTCGAACGGCGGACACCGACTCGAGTGCTGAAAGTGCCGTTAGGTCGTCCGGAACACGTTCGACTGAGACGCGCATCGTCATCTCTGTCTGGAGTTCAGAGCGGAGCGAATCAATCGCATCGACTGCGACGAGTTCGCCGTCCCGAAGGATACCAACACGGTCGCAGACTGCTTCAACCTGCGCGAGAAGGTGACTCGAGAAGAAAACGGTCGTTCCACGATCAGCGCGCTCGCGGACGACCTCTTGCATCAGTTTAACGCCATTCGGATCGAGACCGGTAGAGGGTTCGTCGAGGATCATCAGATCCGGGTCTCCCGCTAGCGCCATTGCAAGGAGCAGGCGCTGGGTCATTCCGCGGGAGTACGTAGTCGCGACGCGGTCCGCGTCGTCCCCGAGCCCGACCCGCTCGAGGAGGGCGGTTGGATCGTCGTCGACGCCGCGAGAAGCGATTTCGAACTCGACATGGTCGCGGCCGGTCCAGTTAGGCATCATCGTACACCCGTCGGGAATAACGCCGCACCGCCGACGGATCGCTGGCCCATCTTCACGCGGATTGAGACCGAAGATGGACGCCGTTCCTGATGTCGGACGGATTAAATCCAGCAATATATTGATTGTCGTCGATTTGCCGGCCCCGTTAGGCCCAAGAAAACCGAACACCTCGCCCGATTCAACACGGAGGTCCAGCGATTCGAGGGCGGTGGTGTTACCGTATTTTTTCGACAGGTTCTCGGTTTCAAGTACACACATGCTTCATCAATAAGTCATATACCAATTATTAATTTTGGAACTACATTACCACCACTTCTTTTTATAAAAGTGTCTGCTGAATAACCATGGAGTTACTCGTGCCGTCACAACTGTGGACAGGCTCGAGTATTCTCTGTGAGGCCTCTCGAGAGGTATAAGTAGGAAGAAACGTAGTATCAACCCCTCGGATCTCGCAACGGGTTACTGGTACGAATACACCGGGAGAACGAACTGGTCTCCTCGAGGTCTTCCCGCACCCACCGAACCACCGTTCGTCCCAGCACAACGGCTAAGTGTGCACCCGTGGACTGGTATCGTATGGGCAAGAAATTTACCCTCATCGAGTTGCATCTGGACGGCGACGCGCAACTGGGACCGAAAACGATCAACGACGCGCTCCCCTTCGGCAAGGGCGTCGAGTCCGAAGACGCAGCGTCCGAGGACGATGACGAGGCGGCGGCCGACGACGACTCGAGCGGGAAGGGCGCTATCGGCGTCCTCGTCGGACTCGCTCTTCTCGTCGGCATCGGCGTCGCGCTGAAGAAGTTCCGCGGCGACGATGCGGAGGAGGAGACGTACGAACAACGCGACGAACCGGACGTCATCGTCAACTAGTCCGTCTGCGTCGCCGAGTATACGCAGACAGCGACCGAGCCGAACGCTTTTGCGTCCGCTTGTCCTACTCACGCTATGAACCTCTATCGCAGCGCTCGAGCGGTTGCGGGCGCATCGGGGGACGACGCGGTCGACTGGCGCTCTGCCGCCGAGGCCGCAAAGGCTGCGACCGACGCCGGGTCGCTCGATCTCGCTCCGGGTGAGCGCGAGGCCTACGCTCGAGACGTTCGCGAAGCCAGGGCGGGAATTCGGGACGTTTCGGGGGCCGCGTTCGACGTTCCCGACACCATCGAGATCCAGAACCGCCACCACTGGATCGACGCCAACGTGGCGACCTTCGAGCGGGTGATGGCCCCCGTCGAAAACCACACGGAGGTGTTCCCGGGCGTGGCCCGAACGATCAACACGGGAACGATGACGGTCCTGCTATCCTTTCTCGGGCGAAACGTCCTCGGGCAGTACGACCCGCTGTTGCTCGCCGACAGGCCCGCGGACGATCACGCGCTCTACTTCGTCAGACCCAACATTCTCAACGCGGCCGCGGCCCTCGAGGTCGACCCGAACCGGTTCCGGCGCTGGATCGCGTTCCACGAGGTGACCCACGCCGCCGAGTTCGGGGCCGCACCCTGGCTCTCCGACCACCTCGAGAGCCGGATGGAACAGGGGATCGATGCGCTCGCCGACGGAAACTTCGACAGGGCGACGTTCCGCGAGTTAGACGCCGCGATGACCGTCGTCGAGGGCTACGCCGAGTTGCTGATGGATCACGCGTTCGACGACGAGTACGAGGACCTGCGCCGAAAGCTCGACGCGCGGCGGCAGGGTCGCGGTCCGCTTCAGCAGCTGTTCCGTCGACTGCTCGGACTGGGTCTCAAACAGCGCCAGTACGAACGCGGGAAGAACTTCTTCGAACACGTCGTCCGGATACGGGACCTCGAGACGGCGAGCCGGGTGTGGGAACAGCCCGAAACCCTGCCGAGCCACGACGAACTCGATTCGCCGGAAACGTGGGTTCGTCGTATCGAACGGTAGGCGGCGGTTTGCTGTGTCTCCGCTTTTTCCCGTGCAGGAACGGACCTAAAAGGACCGCCCTCGAACGGAACCAGCATGGACACGGGCGAGTTGAATGCCGTTCTCGAAGACGCCGGACTGTCCCCGTATCAGGCCGACGCGTACGTCACCCTCCTCGAGCTGGGATCGGCGTCGGCGAGCGAACTCGCGTCGGCCAGCGGCGTCCCCCAGCCGCGGATTTACGACGTTCTCCGCGCGCTCGAAGACGAGGGATACGCGGTCGTCTACGAACGAGACCAGCTCTACGCGCAGGCGAACGATCCGTCCGAGGCGCTCTCGGGGCTGCGAACGGCGATCGATCGCTACGAGACCGCGATTTCGGAAATCGAGCGACGATACCGGGAGCCGGCCGCCGAGGATGGCGCGGTCTCGCTCGTCAAGCGACTGCGAACCGTCTTCGAACACGCCCGCGAGAACCTCGAGGCGGCGACCGAGCACGTGCAACTCGCCGTTACTTCGGATCGGTTCGCCGATCTTCGGCCGCTGCTTCGAGACGCACGCGACCGCGGCGTCTACGTGCAGGTTTCGCTGTACGTCCCGCCCGACGAATCGGTTCCGTTCGATCGCTCGACGTTCGAGGGCGTCTGTACGGAAGTGCGCCGACGCGACCTCCCCGGGCCGTTTCTCCTCCTGACAGACCGCCAGCGCGCGTGTTACGCGCCTCAGAACCGCCTGTCCGACGAGTACGGCGTGATCGTCGACGACTACACCACGGCCTACGTCTTTCACTGGTATT contains the following coding sequences:
- a CDS encoding 50S ribosomal protein L37e: MTGAGTPSQGKKNKTTHVKCRRCGEKSYHVKKGKCSSCGFGKSAKRREYEWQSKTGDN
- a CDS encoding ABC transporter ATP-binding protein, producing the protein MCVLETENLSKKYGNTTALESLDLRVESGEVFGFLGPNGAGKSTTINILLDLIRPTSGTASIFGLNPREDGPAIRRRCGVIPDGCTMMPNWTGRDHVEFEIASRGVDDDPTALLERVGLGDDADRVATTYSRGMTQRLLLAMALAGDPDLMILDEPSTGLDPNGVKLMQEVVRERADRGTTVFFSSHLLAQVEAVCDRVGILRDGELVAVDAIDSLRSELQTEMTMRVSVERVPDDLTALSALESVSAVRTADETILVECVDGAKVDVLTTLEELGADPQDFDVESASLQDIFAEYTAAK
- a CDS encoding AzlD family protein, coding for MMSEGALSLEPIVVAVIVAMAAATVVTKVGGLWLLSRFDVSDRLEAGLSVLPGAIVIALLGPELAAGGPAEWGAGGVVLLVMWRTENILLALVSGVVAVVAFRAVV
- a CDS encoding zinc-dependent metalloprotease, whose amino-acid sequence is MNLYRSARAVAGASGDDAVDWRSAAEAAKAATDAGSLDLAPGEREAYARDVREARAGIRDVSGAAFDVPDTIEIQNRHHWIDANVATFERVMAPVENHTEVFPGVARTINTGTMTVLLSFLGRNVLGQYDPLLLADRPADDHALYFVRPNILNAAAALEVDPNRFRRWIAFHEVTHAAEFGAAPWLSDHLESRMEQGIDALADGNFDRATFRELDAAMTVVEGYAELLMDHAFDDEYEDLRRKLDARRQGRGPLQQLFRRLLGLGLKQRQYERGKNFFEHVVRIRDLETASRVWEQPETLPSHDELDSPETWVRRIER
- a CDS encoding class I SAM-dependent DNA methyltransferase — its product is MEVEEYFDDTAAFYDAVYGESIDGDREFYRDLATDADGPVLEVGCGTGRIYLELLRAGVDADGIDVSRGMLDVLRETAVEDGLEPSVWKADVTEFEADREYALVIVPFRAFLHLTELDDQLEALERIHDALASDGRLVLNAFAPSFEVICEQYGTWEKRQLEVDGASYTYRTKTEIVDEVEQLARIRAVVFDGDGDQLFRTDTPLALVSRREFELLFRLSPFASWRVFGDFEREPLEDASQEMVWIAE
- a CDS encoding threonine synthase, with amino-acid sequence METTDAFRGLECIDCGATVDAEDATHECPDCGGILDPTYEYGAIDLDRDSIESRPFDSLWRYEELLPFARDSAVTMDEGATPLVECEKLAEELGVGRVLVKDEGRNPTGTFKDRGQTVAVTAATQHGADTVALASAGNAGQAGAAYAGRADLDSEVFVPSRSGFTNKAMINVHGGEMNVVGGRIGDAGAAFEEALAENDEWYSLQTFSTPYRHEGKKTMFYEIVEQLEWAVPDAIVYPTGGGVGLVGMYKAAQEFEQLGITDELPKLYAAQAEGCAPIVEAFEAGRNVHEPVEHPDTICGGIEIPDPGASPWILEALRETDGGAVATDDDDILEAAIAVAKGEGLEMAPTCAAAASGAWDLAENGEFDGDETIVILNTGTGNKEADVLRSHLMGHGI
- a CDS encoding TrmB family transcriptional regulator sugar-binding domain-containing protein, which gives rise to MDTGELNAVLEDAGLSPYQADAYVTLLELGSASASELASASGVPQPRIYDVLRALEDEGYAVVYERDQLYAQANDPSEALSGLRTAIDRYETAISEIERRYREPAAEDGAVSLVKRLRTVFEHARENLEAATEHVQLAVTSDRFADLRPLLRDARDRGVYVQVSLYVPPDESVPFDRSTFEGVCTEVRRRDLPGPFLLLTDRQRACYAPQNRLSDEYGVIVDDYTTAYVFHWYFLTRLWEVYETVYNGRSDEPPFSFVEITDCIRGLEPRLAEGARITGRVIGEFVGTGRPCELEGEFIGVEYTGSRSDDEPASLLELAAEATIRFETDDGVYTVGGCGADTEDVAGKRFIVGRIDERRADE
- a CDS encoding AzlC family ABC transporter permease, which codes for MSTDPDTGGSAPPESSDPASERSPTETQSGSVTFSRDGIRTGILTCVPIAIGVAGYGVAFGVLARQSGLSVAEAALMSAVVLAGASQIVAVELWADPIPVAAIVFATFAINLRYSLMGAALRPWFRKLTSKQAYGSLFFMADENWALTMRDLKSGSGRGAFLLGSGLILWLFWVISTVLGATVGGAIGDPQQYGFDFILAAVFVALAVELWEGTSTLVPWLVALGTAIAAASVLPGQWYVIVGGLAAALVEVIRHDE
- a CDS encoding ABC transporter permease → MKDHRLDRMYSKTRLALVKKQFSTYITKYRYWLFPVVLFGLAVASSTELAFSYVEAKQNLGSRYPIVAFQWFLSIIGGFTAIFAGYASVTADRNTGRLPLILKLPYSRNEYLLQKFLGHASALSALLLLVLSCGFLVCSFVLGPPPILAALAFIAVSVLYILVWLSLAMTVSMLVKTGRRAVAVLIPVFIGTGMLWRMTFTSILTPIFGEIPQTISLLITRLVPFRAYLVATNWLTGLPNSHSYGTSVGQDLNAEFVSYSTIVPLELSNGVPWYLNEWLTIPILLFWLVVPPLVATRRFNAVDLV
- a CDS encoding LSM domain-containing protein, whose amino-acid sequence is MSGRPLDVLEASLDERVSVRLKSGDEYVGNLTGYDQHMNLVLEDVTIPVEDELADDASGEDTTIIRGDNVVSITP